The genomic segment TCTCGTACTGTCTGCAGCAGCTCCAGCAGCTGCTGTTCTCCATGTGCGCGCTCTTCGTGATCCTGCTCTGCTTCGGCGTCCCGCCCACCGCGTCGTGGCTCCTGGTGCTTCCCGTCCTCGCGCTGCAGTTCACGTTCAACACCGGTCTCGCGCTCGTCATGGCGCGGCTCGGCAGCAAGACGCCGGACATCGCGCAGCTGATGCCGTTCGTGCTGCGGACCTGGATGTACGTGTCCGGGGTGATGTGGAGCATCGACGCCGTCCTCAAGGACCAGAACCTCCCGCACGCCGTGCAGGTCCTCCTGGAATCCAACCCCGCGGCCGTGTACATCGACCTCATGAGGTTCGCGCTGATCGACAGCTTCCGGCACGACCAGCTCCCGCACCACGTGTGGGCCTGGGCCCTCGGCTGGGCCCTGCTCGCCGGCATCGGCGGGTTCATCTACTTCTGGAAGGCAGAGGAGACGTACGGCCGTGGCTGACACCCAAGGGCTCGCCCCCACCGTCATCGTCGACGACGTCGACATCGTCTACCGCGTGCACGGCACCGGCGCGGGCCGCGGCACCGCCACCGCCGCGCTCAACCGGATCATCGGCGGCCGCAGGAAGACCGAGGCACGGGCGGGCGTCCGCAAGGTGCACGCCGTGAAGAAGGTGTCGTTCACCGCGTACAAGGGCGAGGCCATCGGCCTGATCGGCACGAACGGCTCCGGGAAGTCGACGCTGCTCAAGGCCGTCGCGGGACTCCTGCCCGTCGAGCACGGCCGCATCTTCACCCACGGCCAGCCGTCCCTGCTCGGCGTGAACGCGGCGATGATGAACGACCTCACGGGCGAGCGCAACGTACGCCTCGGCGGGCTCGCGATGGGCATGACCCGCGAGCAGGTCCAGGAGCGGTACGACGACATCGTCGACTTCTCCGGCATCAACGAGAAGGGCGACTTCATCACGCTCCCGATGCGCACGTACTCCTCCGGCATGGCCGCCCGCCTGCGGTTCTCCATCGCGGCCGCCAAGGACCACGACGTCCTGCTCATCGACGAGGCGCTCGCCACCGGCGACCGCTCCTTCCAGAAGCGCTCGGAGTCCCGCATCCGCGAGCTGCGCAAACGTGCCGGCACGGTCTTCCTCGTCAGCCACAACAACAAGTCGATCCGCGACACCTGCGACCGCGTGTTGTGGCTGGAGCGCGGGGAACTGCGCATGGACGGGCCCACGGCGGAGGTCCTGAAGGAGTACGAGAGCTTCACGGGCGGCGGGAAGGGGTAGGCGGGCAGGCCCGGCCCACCCCGTGGGCCGTATCCCTTTTGTCGCATCAATACGCAGATCCTTACACTATGGGAGCGTTTAGCAACAGAAGGAGTACGCGTGCAGCCACGGCTGAGTGTTGTCGTCCCCGTCTACAACGTCGAGCTCTACCTCGACGAGTGCCTGGAGTCCCTGGCCGCCCAGACGTTCCAGGACTTCGAAGTGATCATGGTCGACGACGGGTCGACGGACGGCAGCGCTGCCATCGCCGAGGCCTTCGCGGCGGCGGATCCGCGGTTCCGCCTGATATCCCAGGAGAACAAGGGCCTGGGCGCGGCACGCAACACGGGCGTACGGGAGATGTCCCCCGACAGCGAGTACCTCGCGTTCGTGGACAGCGACGACACGCTCCCCGCCACGGCGTACGCGCTGCTGATCGAGACGCTCGACGAGACGGGCTCGGACTTCGCGGCCGGCAACGTGACCCGGTTCCGCTCGGCGGGCCACGTCCAGTCGCCCGTCCACCGCGTGCCCTTCGCCGCGACCCGGCTCCGCACCCACGTGTCGAAGTTCCGGCCGCTGCTCACGGACCGCACCGCGTGGAACAAGGTGTACCGCCGCACGTTCTGGGAGCGGCACTCCTTCGCGTACCCGGAAGCCATGCTCTACGAGGACGCGCCCGTCAGCGTCCCCGCGCACTACCTCGCCGAGTCCGTGGACGTCCTGAGCGAGCCGATCTACAACTGGCGCGAGCGCGAGATCGGCGAACGGTCCATCACGCAGAACCGCACCAACCCGCAGGGCCTCATCGACCGCGTGAAGTCGATCCGCATGGTCCGCGACTTCATGCTCGCCCGCGTCGGGGACGACCCGATGTACGCGGACCACCTGAAGGTGTACGACAACAACGCGCTCGCCGAGGAGATCCCACTCTTCTGGAAGGTGCTGCCCGGCTCGGACGCCGCCTACCAGGAGGCGTTCCTTGAGCACGTCGGCCGGCTGGTCCGCGAGATCGGGCAGGACGCGGTGCGCGCGCTGCACGTGCCGCACAAGCTGAAGCTGTACCTGACCGTGCACCGGCGCATGGACGAGCTGATCGCCCAGCTGGAGTTCGAGAAGGAGCACCCCGGGTCCATCCCCGTCTCCGGGACGCTGCACCCCAAGGCCGACTACCCCTTCCTCGACCCGGCCGCCCCCGTCCCCGACGCCGTCCTCCGCCTGGACCAGGAGCTGCGGCTGCGCAGCCGCCTCGACGAGGCCGCCTGGCACGACGGCAAGCTGTGGCTGTCCGGCTGGGCGTTCGCGCGCCAGCTCGGCGCGGAGTCGCGGAGCAAGGCGCTGAAGTCGCTGATCCTCAAGGAGAAGGGCAGCCGCCGCACGGTCCTCGTGCCCGCGCGCAGCCACCTCGACCCCGAGGCGACGGTGGCCTCGAGCGCCGAGTTCCGGCACGCCGACTGGGCGGGCTTCGGCGCGCTCGTGAACCCCTCCCGGCTGCGGCACCGCGGCAGGTGGGTGGACGGCGTCTGGTACGTACGGGTCGCCGTGGCCGGCACGGGTTCGACGCCGCGGCGCGGCCCGCTGTACGGGGCCGGCACGGGCTCCGGGCAGACGCCGCCCGCGCACTGGGTGACCGAGGACGTGCGGGTGGCCCCGCAGATCCAGGACGGTGAGCTGGCGATCCGCGTGGAGACGGCGCACGCGCGCGCCCTGGAGGTCCGCGCGGAGGGCTCCCACCTCGTCGTCCGCGGCATCCTGCGCACGGCCCCCGAGGGCACGGCCCGCCTGCGCCTGCGCATGCGCGAGTCCGGCACGATCCTGACGGCACCCCTGACCCTCGGCGTCCCGCACGAGGGCCGCGTCCCCTTCACGGCCCACGTCGACACGGCGGCCCTGACGGACATCCGCACCAACCACGAACGCCTCCGCCCCACCCAGGCAGAACGCTCGATAGCCCGCTGGGACATGTCCGTGGAGGTCGTCGACGCCTCAGGTGACGAGCCCACGTCGACCCGTCTTGCCCTCATCCTGGACGACAGGGAGGGTTTTTCGGGCGCCCAGTTCGCGCAGGCGGACCCCAGCAGGACCGTTTACGCCCGGCGCAGTCCGGGAGGCTACCTCCAGCTCTGCGACCAGCCCGTCCAGCCCCTCGTGGACCACGTCTCCGCCACCCCCGACGGCACCGTCACCCTCACCGGCAGCTACCCGGCCCAGGGCACCCACACACTGGAGCTCGTACTCCGCCAGACCTGGTCGGGCCACGAGTACACCTTCCCTGCGAAGGCGGAGGACGGCCGGTTCGAGGCCCGCTTCGTGCCCGCCCCCACCCACCACCACGCAGGAAAGACCCCGCTCCGCGCAGGCTTCTGGTGGCCCTCGATCCAGAAGCCGGACGGCTCCCGCACCGCCGTCCAGCTCGCCCCGCCCGTCCACCCCGCCCTCCCCCTGGAGGTCAACGCGCACGGCAAGCGCGTAGAGCTCCAGGCCCGCCAGTACGACCAGCTCGCCCTGATGGCCCACTCCGAGCTGCGCCCCGAGGAGCGAAGCCGCCACCGCCAGACCCGCCTGCGCACGGAGGCGTACCCCGCCGCCCGCCACGAGCCGCTCCGCGAGGCCGTCCTGTACGACGTCTTCGGCGGCCGCATGTACGGCGACTCGCCGCGCGCCATCCATGAGGAGATGGTCCGCCGCGGCCTGCCCGTCGACCACCTGTGGGTCGTCAAGGACGGCCAGTGCGAGGTCCCGGCGACCGCGAAGGCCGTCCGCGTGCACAGCCCCGAGTACTACGAGGCGATGGCCCGCTCCCGTTACATCGTCGGCAACACGCACTTCCCGCGCTGGCTGGAGCGCCGCGAGGGCCAGCAGATCGTCCAGACCTGGCACGGCACCCCGCTGAAGCGCATCGGCTTCGACTTCGACAACGAGCACTTCGCGAGCACCCAGTACCTCCAGGACCTGGACCGCGAGCGCCACCAGTGGACGATGCTGCTCTCCCCGAACAGGTTCAGCACCCCGATCATGCGCAGCGCGTTCCGCTTCGGCGGCGACGTGGACGGCGAGCTCCTGGAGGCCGGCTACCCCCGCAACGACGTGCTGCTCGCCCCCGACCGCGCCGAGCGCGCCGACAAGGTGCGGCGCGCGCTCGGCCTGCCCGAGGGCAAGAAGGTCGTCCTGTACGCGCCGACGTGGCGCGAGGACAAGCAGCGTCACCGCGGCGGCTTCCTGCTCGACCTCCGCGTCGACCTGGCGAAGGCGCGTGCCGAGCTGGGCGACGACCACGTCCTCCTCGTCCGCCCGCACGCCCACATCGTGGAGCCGGTGCCGGGCGCGGGCGACGGTTTCGTGTGGGACGTGGCGAGCTACCCGGACATCATGGATCTGCTCCTGATCGCCGACGTCCTCGTCACCGACTACTCCTCGGTGATGTTCGACTTCGCGGTGACGGGCCGTCCGATGCTGTTCTTCACGTACGACCTGGAGCACTACCGGGACCGGCTGCGCGGCTTCTACTTCGACTTCGAGAAGCGCGCGCCGGGACCGCTGGTCCCCACCTCCGACGAGCTGATCGCCGCGCTGAGGGACATCGACGCGACGAGCGCGCCGTACGCGGAGGCGTACGACGCGTTCCGCGCCGAGTTCTGCGACCTGGACGACGGCAAGGCCGCGGTCCGCGTCGTCGACCGCATGCTCGCGCACCGGGGGGCGACCACCGCATGAGCACACGGAAGGGGGGCACCGCCGTGCCCGAGCAGGGTGAGAGCACCGGACCCGAGCTGAGCGTCGTCGTCCACGGCCGCAACGTGCAGGGCCACCTCGGCGGCTGCCTCGACGCCCTCGCCGCGCAGGTGTCGCCCGGCGTCGAGGTGATCGTCGCCGCGGTCGGCGCCTCCGCGCAGGCCGCCGCCGCGGACCGGACCGGCGTCACCGTCGTCCCGCTGCCCGAGGGCACGGGCGACGGCGCGGCCCGCACCGCGGGGGCCGAGCGGGCGGGCGGCCGCTGGCTGCACTTCGTGCACAGCAAGGACAGCGTCCCGACGGGCGCCCCGCGCGCCGTCGCCGACCGCACCGCGGACCTGGCGGCCGGCGTGGACGTCCTGTGCGTCGACCACGTCCGCTCCACCTGGCGCCACCAGGGCATGCCGAGCCCCGACGGCAAACACCTCGCCAAGCAGGGCCGCCGCGACCTGCCGCTCGCGGACTGCCCGAACCTCCTGAAGGTCACCCCGCTGCTCGGCAACCGCGTGCTGCGCGCCGACTTCTGGCGGGCGCACCGGGACGAACTGTCGGTGGACGACGAGACGTTCGCAGCGTACGCAGCGCTGCTCCTCGCCGACCGCGTCGCGTCCCTCGACCACGTGTCTTTGAACGTGCGGGAGTTGCGCGCGGAGAGCCTGCCGAAGGGAGCCCCCGAGGAACGCTTCGCCGTCATCGACCGCTACGAGTCGCTCCTCGCCCTCGCGACCGACCGCGGTCTCCCCACCGCTCCGCGCGCCGCGCTCTACGACGTGATGGTCGGCGACTGCCTGCGCGTCGTCGCCCGCGAGCAGCTGCCGGACCCGGTCCGCAGGGAGTTCTTCCACCGCGCTTCGAAGGCCGCCGTCGCCTGGCGCCCCGAGGGCCACCAGCACCCCGGCGGCCTGGAGGGCGTGCGGCGCCGCCTCCTCGAAGAGGACGCGTACACGAAGTACCGCACGTTCCAGACGGCGAACCAGCAGCGGCGCAAGCTGCGCTCGGCGGTCGTCTCGCGCAAGCACAAGGTGGGCAAGAAGGTCCGCGACCTGCGCTACCGCAGGGAACTGGAGCGGCCCGTCGACCCGAACCTCGCCGTGTTCACGGCGTACTGGGACCGCGGCGTCGCCTGCAACCCGGCGGCGGTCGCCGCGAAGCTCGCCGAACTCGCCCCGCACATCCACGCGGTGTGGGTCGTCTCGGCAGCGAACGTACCGCTCCTCCCGCCCGGCACCGACCACGTCGTGCCCGGCACGCGCCGCTACTGGGAGGTGATGGCGCGCGCCAAGTACCTGGTGAACAACGCCAACTTCCCGAACGCCATCGTGAAGCGCCCGGACTCGGTCCACCTCCAGACGCACCACGGCACGCCGCTGAAGCGCATGGGCCTGGACCAGCTCGACTACCCGGCGGCCGCGAAGGGCCTGAACTTCCACGACCTGCTGGCCCGCGTGGACCGCTGGGACTACAGCGTCTCCGCGAACGGCCACTCCACGGAGATGTGGGAGCGCGCCTACCCCTCGCACTACACCTCGCTGGACTACGGCTATCCGCGCAACGACGTGTACTACAGCGCGACCGCCGCCGACATCCGCGCGATCCGCGAGAAGCTCGGCATCGCGCCCGGCAAGCGGGCGATCCTGTACGCGCCCACCCACCGCGACTACGAGGCGGCCTGGACCCCGCGCCTCGACCTCGCGACCCTCGCCGACCGCCTCGGCGAGGACACCGTCCTGCTCGTCCGCGGCCACTACTTCTACGGCGGCGCGGCATCCCCGCTGGCCGGGCTGCGCAAGAGCGGCCGGGTCATCGACGTGTCGTCGTACGACCCCGTGGAGGAGCTCGCGCTCGCGGCGGACGCACTGATCACGGACTACTCGTCGATCATGTTCGACTACGCCAATCTCGACCGCCCGATCGTCATCTACGCCGACGACTGGGAGACGTACGCGACGACGCGCGGCGTGTACTTCGACCTGATGGCACAGGCGCCGGGCAAGGTGGCGCGCACGCAGGAGGAGCTGACGGCGCTGCTCACGTCGGACGCGTGGCGGGACGAGTCGGCGGCGAAGGCGCGGCGCGCGTTCCGGCACCGCTTCTGCGAGTACGACGACGGGCGCGCGGCCGAGCGGGTCGTACGCCGCGTCTTCCTCGGCGAGAGCGAGGAGTCCCTGCCGCCCGTCACGCCGGTCGACGAGCGCACCCCGGCACCGACGCCCGAGGAGGCGACCCAGCGATGATCACGACTCCTGATGTCTCCGTGACGCCTGACGTCACCACGACGCCTGACGTCACCGTGACGGTGATCGTCTACAACGACGCGGAACGCCTGCCGCGCGCGGTCGCGTCGCTGCGCCGCCAGACGCACGCGAACATCGAGATCATCATCAGCGACGACCACTCGACGGACAACACGCCCGAGGTGGCACGGCGGTTGGCGTCCGAGGACGACCGCGTGTCGTACCTCCGCCTCCCCGAGAACAGCGGCGGCTGCAGCGCGCCGCGCAACCGGGCCCTCGACGTCGCGCGCGCCCCGTTCCTGATGTTCCTGGACAGCGACGACGAACTCCCGGAGCGCGCGGTCGAATTGCTTCTGGCCGCCCACCGCGACCGGGAGGTGGACTTCGTGATGGGCGCGGTGGAGCGGGTACGGGTCGACACGGGCCGCACCTCCACGTGGATGTCGCACCTGGTCGCCGAGCGGCGCACGGTGGAGGGCATCGAGGCGGAACCGGCCTTGTTCTTCGAGCACTTGTCGACAAGCAAGATGTACCGTCGCACGTTCCTGGACAGGAACAACCTCCGCTTCCCGGAGGGCATCCACTACGAGGACCAGCTGTTCTCGGCGCAGGCGTACTGCCTGGCGTCGTCCTTCACGGTGATCCCCGACCCGGTCTACCGCTGGTACATCGCCCCCTACGAGGCGGCGGAGTCCGCGTCGATCTCGAACCAGCGCCACAAGCTGACGAACGTACGCGACCGCATCCACGTCCAGCGCCTCATAGACGCGTTCCTCGTGTCGAGCGGCCACGAGGACGTCCGCGAGGCGAAGGACTACAAGTTCCTGAAGCACGACTTCCGGATGTACGCGGGTGACCTGCCGTTCCGGGACGAGGAGTGGCTGACGGGCTTCGCGGAGATCGTGACCCCGTACCTGGTGGAGCTGTCCCCGGGCGCGTACGCACGCCTCCCTCGCGCCGAACGCGTCGTACTCCGCCTGGTCCAGGACGGCCGCCTCGAGGAAGCGCAACTGGCGGCGCGAGGCCTGGGCCACGGAGTGGCCCCGCGCGAAACGACATTGGACGCCACCGGCCACGTCTACTGGGGCGGACACGTCCCCGAAACCCCCGCCTCCCGCAGGGAACTCGACGTCACGGACCTGGGCCTGGACTCCCGCCCCTTCGCGAGCGCGCAGTTCCGCCACGAGATAACGCGCGTGGACCGTGGCCCGGCGGCCACGGTGGTCCTCTCCATCCGCACGTACGACCCGGGCCTGCGCCTCCCGGTGGGCCCGCAGGTGGCCACGCTCCTCCTCGCCCCCGGCCGCCGCCGCTTGAAGACCCCGTTCCGCCTGGACCCGGTCCGCCCCGGCGTCTTCGAGGGCACGGCCCGCCTGGACCTGGCAGCGACCCCGCTCCCCCTGAACGGCTTCGCAGGCACCCGCCACCCGGTCCTCCAACTGACCTCGGGCCAACTCCGCAACACGGCCCTGCTCCTGGCTCCCCTCACCTTCCCCACCCTCACGGCCCGCGTCGACTACCGAGGCGGCGCCCTCCCCCACGAGGTCACGGTCGAACCGGAAGGCCGCGCCTCGGGTCGCCTCCAACTCCGCTGGACCCCGGTGGGCGTGACGTCCCGCGTCATACGTCCACTGGCGCGGAGGGCGGGGGCGAAGGCGGGGTCGCGCCTTCGCAAGGCGGCCCGTCTGGCCGGGGCGCTCACTCGCTGAGTCCGAAGGATGCGGGGTGGCCGTCCAAACTGGACGTCACGTCACGGACGTCAAGTCACCGGAAGGCCACCCTTGTTGCCGCATTCGGACAACGGTGGGGATTCGGAGGGATTCGGCCCCTGAGGGGCGGGAGTGGCGGGAAGATGCCGGTGACGTGACGTCACAGGGCGTCACCGAAGGGGGGAAGTCCCATGTCCCACACACTCACCAGACCTTCCCGGGGGCGGCGCCTCACCGCTCTCATGACCGGCACCACGTTGGCGGTGGCGGGCCTGGTGGCACTCCCCGCCCCCGCGCAGGCCGCCGCCGGCCCCTCCGCCTACGTGGCCAACTTCCACGGCGACACGGTCTCGGTGGTCGACACGGCGACGAAGACCATCACCGACACGATCACGGTCGGCAACAGCCCCGTGGGCGTGGCGATCGCGCCCGCCGCCGAGCGGGCCTACGTGACGAACTTCGACGAGGCCACGGTCTCGGTGATCAACACGGGGACCGACGCGGTGACGGCGACGGTCCCGGTCGGCAGCAACCCCCTGAACGTGGCGGTGACTCCGTCGGGGTCGCGCGCGTACGTGGCGAACAGCGGCGGGACGACGGTGTCGGTGCTGGACACGGCGACGAACACGGTCAGCGCCACGATCCCGGTCGGGCAGGCCCCGAACGGCGTGGCGATCAGCCCCTCGGGAGCCACCGCCTACGTCACGAACAACAACTCCGACTCGGTGTCGGTGCTGGACACGGCCACGAACACGGTCAGCGCCACGGTCCCGGTCGGGTCCGCCCCGGCGGGCGTGGCCATCGACCCCACCGGCACCACCGCCTACGTCACGAACAACAACTCCGACTCGGTGTCGGTGCTGGACACGGCCACGAACACGGTGAGCGCGACGATCCCGGTCGGGGGCACCCCGAACAGCGTGACGTTCGCCCCGTCGGGGAGCCGGGCGTACGTCGCGGACCGGGCCAGTGGCGACGTGAAGGTGATCGACACGGCGACCCGTGCGGTGACGGCGACCGTCGCGGTCGGCGACGGCCCGGTCAGGGTCGAGGCGGACCCGTCCGGCGCAGCGGTCTACGCGGCGAACATCGAGGACGACACGGTCTCGGTCATCGCCCCCGGAACGAACACGGTCACGGACACGATCGCGGGCTTCACGGGCCCGTACGGCATGGCGTTCACCGCGGCGCCGCCCACCACGCAGGCGGACATAGCCGTCAACCTGACCGCCAAGCCCAACCTGGGCCTGCTGGTCCCGTACGTCACGTACACCCTCACGTCTCACAACAAGGGCCCGGCGACCGCCACATCGGCAACGGTGACGGCAACGCTCCCCTCGGGCGCGAGGGCCACGAACCTGTCCCCGGGCTGCTCAGCCTCGGGCACGGCGGTGACGTGCGACTACGCCCCCATCGCACCGAACACATCCGCGCAGAAGTCCTTCCGAGTCCCCCTGCACCTACTGACCCTGGGCCCGGTCAAGGTCACAGCCGCACGCACGGCCTCGACCCCCACTGACCCCACCCCCACCAACGACACGGCATCGGTAACCTGCACAGCAGTCTCGATCATCCTGGTCACCTGCCCGTAACGCCCCACCACCCCCTCCCGAAGAACAGCAGGAGAAAACCGTGAGCGGCAGCGACAGCATGTGGGTGAGCACGTCGATGCCGTACCTCAAGCCCCGGGCGAAAGGGCAACCCGACGCCTGGGGCGAAGAGGCAGCGGCCCGCGGCGGCACGGGCACCCAACGCATCGCCCACGCAGGCGAGGTCCCCGCCCCGGCCGACGTCGCGGACCTCCTCGGCATCGCCCCCGGAGACCCCGTCGTCGTACGCCGCCGCATCATCGAACTCGACGGTGAACCCTGCGAACTGACGGACACCTACTATCCCGTCACGATCGCCCGCGGCACGCCGCTCGCCGGAACAGCCAAGATCCGCGGCGGCGCCGTAACGCTCCTGGCGAGCCTCGGCCACGTAGGCGTACGCGTCTGGGAGGACGTAACGGCCCGCATGCCCACCACCGAGGAACGCACAACGCTCCGCCTGGACCCATCCGCACCGGTCCTGCGCCTGCACCGGGTGACACTCGACCACGAGGGCCACCCCATCCAGGCGGACCTGATGCTGATGCCCGCCCACCGCCAACAGCTTCGCTACGAGATCGACATCAGCTGACCGCGCCTGTCGCAGCGCAATACCGTCACACCCAAGTGAGCCGTTGTCCCGCCGGACCGACATGCAGCCGCATCCGGTCCGCCGCCGGAGACCCGTCCGATCGCCACCGCGTGACCCGCTCAGTGATCCGGTCCCACATGCGCTCCCCGCCGCCCTGCCGGACCATCCACCGCCCGCCGTCGCGGAAGAGGGCCGCCCACACCCCGGCGGCCACGTCGATCACGACATGCTCCGTCCGCCCGGCCCGTTCCAGCGTGAGCCGTTGCGCACCCGGCACCGCGGACTGTGCCACGAACCGCGCCGTCCAGTCGTCGAGTACGTCCGCCCCCAACTCCGCGGGCTCCGCATTGCCCTCGTCCAGGTTCGGCAGGACTCCGAGCGGGGGCGGCAGGTGAGGCCTGGCCAGCATGAACGAATCCTGCCCGCCGAGAACCGGGCCGCTCGCCGTGCCGTCGTCGGCGACCGTGAGCCGTACGAGTTCGGATGCCTGCATCCATCCGCCGACGGTGACCAGAACTTCGCCCCCGGGCCGGGTCTGCGCCAGCCACTCACCGGGCACGGTGTGGACGCCGCACGTGGCGATCACCCGGTCATAGGGGTGGCCCGGGTCGTGCCCCGCCAGCCCGTCCCCGGTCAAGCGCGCAGGCCAGTACCCGGCACCCGCGAGCGCGATACCGGCACGCGCCGACACCTCCGCGTCGACCTCGACCGTGGTGACGTTGTCCTCGCCGACGACGTGGGAGAGCAGGGCGGTCGAATAACCCGTGCCCGTGCCGATCTCAAGGACGCGCGTCCCCTCCGCCGCCCGCAGGTCCTCCAGCATCCGCACGACGAGACTCGGCAGGGTGGAGGACGACGACGGAGCCGCCGCGATCCGCCCCTCCACCTGATCGGGGAAGACACTGCCGGCCACCTGTGTCACGAGGGTGTCGTCCTCGTAGACCCGTGCCAACCCGGCGGCGCTTTCCCCGGCCACCGGGGCCACGGGCCGGTACCAGCCTCCGTCCTCGTACTCGAACCATCCTCGCGCGAGGAACGCCTCGCGGGGCACGGACAGCACGGCGGCTCTCCACTCCGGGCCGCGCAGGGCACCCGCTGCGGACAGCCTCCGCACGAGGTCGACTCGCAGCTGCTCCGACAGCGCGGTGTCAGCCATCATGGCTCGCTCCGTTCTCCAGAAGGTCGGCGACCGCGGTCGTGATCGGCAGACCGGCCGTGTCTTCGAGCCACGCCCATTGACCGTTGGGATTGCACTCCAGGAACCACCATGTGCCGTCCGCGGTCACCGCGAAGTCGAAGGCACCGAAGTTCAGCCCGAAGTGGGCGAGGAACCGGAACAGAGCACCGCGCACCACGTCCGGGCATGACACCGCCTCGTAACGGAGATTTCGGTACGCGGCCCGCCAGTCCACCACCCCCGGCGGAGCGACGATGCGGGCGCCGAGCACCTGCTTTCCGACGACGACCACCCGGGCATCGGCCACTTTGGGCACCCGCGCCTGGAACAGGTGCGCACTGTGGCCCACGTCTTCGTCGACCTCGTCCGCCGCGACCGGAGCGGCCCAGATTCCGGCAGGCTCGTCGTCGAGCCAGTAAGCCCCCGCGTGCAAGGGCTTGTAAATCGTGGCCTGTTGAGCACAGAAGTCCTTGGCCTTCACCAGTTCATTGGTGATCAGGGTGGCAGGAACGGTGAACCCGGCCTTGAGCGCCGCTGCCAGTTGCGCAGGCTTGTACTCCGCCCGCGCGATGGCCTGCGGATGACTCACATACGAGCACCCCGACAGCGCTCCCAGCACGCCGCCCAGGCCGCGCCGGTTCTCCTGCCCCGCGAACCGGCCCGCCTGCTCGCCGACGCCGGTCGGGTACGGGCTCGGCCGCCGGTGATAGAGAGCGCGCACCGCTGCCAGGTCAACCGTGCGCTGTCCGACTGTCAGCCGTCCGTTCCACCCGTCCGCGCCGAGCCGTGCGGCGAGCACCGCCGACGCCGGAAAGTCGCGTCCCGGGTCGAACCGGAGGACGGGCACTCGTCGTCGGTTCAACTCCGCGATGACCAGATCGGCGGTCGCGTCCTCGTACTCCGTGCAGACAAGCACCGCGCGTCCGCCCATGCCACCCCTCCTAATCCTGGGCGGCGTCATGGCCGGAGTCGGCGTCCATCCTGCCGTCCTTGCCGACCTGCGTGGGCGGGTAGGTGTTGACCGACGTCCCGTGTTTGCCGAGTTCGACCGGCCTCGCCTCCCCGTCGCCCCCGACCCATCGACCGGTCT from the Streptomyces venezuelae genome contains:
- the tgmB gene encoding ATP-grasp ribosomal peptide maturase; the encoded protein is MGGRAVLVCTEYEDATADLVIAELNRRRVPVLRFDPGRDFPASAVLAARLGADGWNGRLTVGQRTVDLAAVRALYHRRPSPYPTGVGEQAGRFAGQENRRGLGGVLGALSGCSYVSHPQAIARAEYKPAQLAAALKAGFTVPATLITNELVKAKDFCAQQATIYKPLHAGAYWLDDEPAGIWAAPVAADEVDEDVGHSAHLFQARVPKVADARVVVVGKQVLGARIVAPPGVVDWRAAYRNLRYEAVSCPDVVRGALFRFLAHFGLNFGAFDFAVTADGTWWFLECNPNGQWAWLEDTAGLPITTAVADLLENGASHDG
- the tgmA gene encoding putative ATP-grasp-modified RiPP, with protein sequence MQTLTTVTGAKVRSPWALRRLVPLRNGSPSPWQYAGIDPVAQTGRWVGGDGEARPVELGKHGTSVNTYPPTQVGKDGRMDADSGHDAAQD